CAATATGGAGGTGATAAAGGATGCCGATTACATTATTGACCTTGGCCCGGAAGGGGGCGATGAGGGGGGGCACATGGTGGCAGCAGGGTCCCCCGCGGAGCTGATAGCCCATCCAAACGAGTCTCACACGGCCCACTATTTGAGGAAACACCTTTTTCCCGAGCAGGTTCACAAGAATTTCTGACTCTCGCGTTCACTTTTTTGCATTTTTTGCTTGACAGACACCATATCTTGTGGTGATAGAATGAGACTGGTGGAATATATAGTAGAAAGAGGTATTTGATCAATACCTTGGCACAAAGACGGTGACAAAAGCGGTTGGCCTATGTATATAGGGGCCTGTGGTTTTGAGTAACAGCATTCAGTCCCAACGGGAACAACATGTATTGTGCTCACGCCATGGTAAGTAGACTGCCGGACCCGGATCAGAGGTGGATGCAAAGCTCGACATCTGCAGATGATATCGCCCTCACACGGATGCACGAATCAAGCAAATCTCTCAATCTCATCCCACAGCTCCTTGTGGTTCTCTCCAACCAGAACAAGCCAACAGTCGAACTCAAACTGCATAAAGAGATCATCTGCGAAGAAACCTTGAGATTCGAAAGCAGGTGTAAAGAAATCCTCGTTTGTACGAAAGCTGGCGCTAAGCAGAAAAAGGCAAGGAGGATGCACCATGCCCAACATTTTGATTGTAGATGACCAGCCATGTATTCGGGAACTGATTTCAGAAGAACTCATCTACGAGGGGTATGAGGTTGAGAGGGTGGGTGATGCAGAATCGGCGAGGGCCTATATCAAACGGTCACGACCGGATCTTGTGCTTCTCGATCTATATCTTGACGGACCTGATGGATGGGATGTGTTGCGTGATATCAAGAGGCAAGATCCCCATCTACCCGTCCTTATCGTGACCGCTTATGACAGCTTTCAGGATGATCCCCGCCTGTCTCGGGCAGATGGCTACGTGATAAAGAGTACAGACTTCTGGGAACTCAAACACCAAATAACCAATGCCCTCAGGCAGAAGCAGGAGCCTCAAGGCAGGGTGGAGGCAAAGAAGGGGTTCTTCCCCGAAGTCGGTGTGGCACAGCTTCTTTGAGGCTATTTTATTCAATTAAAACACAAGATAAGGGAGGATAAGATGAGATTTCAAGAGATCCAAAAGATGGCCAAGGAAATGGGTATTAACACATACAGGATGAAAAAGGCAGATATCATCCAAGGTATTCAAAGAAAAGAAAGCAATATCGACTGCTACGGCACGAGCAGGGTGGACTATTGCGAAGAGGCACGGTGCTTGTGGAGAAGCGACTGTCTATCCTCGAATAGTAACGGAAACGGAAGATAAGTCTCAACTTTCCCGCAGTGGTCTTCGTGAAGTCAAGGAGGCAGAGCCATGAGAAAAATTGCTCTGGTCAATCAAAAAGGCGGCTGTGGCAAAACGACAACAGCCATAAACCTGGCTTGTTGTTTGGCGGATGACGGCAAAAAGGTCCTCTTGATTGATCTGGACCCGCAAGGGCATTCAGCTTTGGGCCTGGGAGTGGAGTCCGACCAGATCGAAAACAGCATCTACGAGGTCCTCTTAGGCGAAATACCGATAACCAAAGCCGTTCTGACCTTGAATAAGAACCTTGACGCCATTTTTTGCAATGTCGTCCTGAGCGCCTTTGAGCAGGTCATGGCCGGCGCCCCGGAGCGGGAATACAAACTCGCACGGAGCCTTGAGGGGATTGAGAACGACTACGACTATCTCATCATTGACAGTCCTCCCAGCGTGGGTCTCTTGACTTTTAATGGTCTCATGGCCTGTGAGGAGGTGATTATTCCTGTTGACTCGAGTTCGTTTTCTCTTCACGGGCTGGGGAAACTTCTGGATACTATCCGGATAATCGAAGAAAAGGCGGGGCACGAACTCTCCGTTAAGATCCTGGCCACAAACATTGACCGCAGGACCAATTTTTGCAGGGGTGTGGTGGAGGCGTTGAGGGCTCACTTCCCTGAAAAATGCTTTGAGACCGTTATTCACACATGCACCCGATTAAGAGAAGCTGCAAGCCACGGGGAGCCCATTAGTGAATACGACAGGCATTGTGTGGCCTTTCGCGATTATCAAAATCTCACCCACGAAATTTTGGACGTTGAAGATGCAATGCAGGCTAGGATTGCGACCCTTGAACTTTTTTCGGAAGGCAAGGAGCTTTTTGGGAAACTTGGGGAAAGGACGGTCACGTTTACGTTTGAGGCCCCCGAGAACGCCGTGGTTCAGATCGCCGGCGATTTCAACAACTGGAGTGCCGAGGACCTTCGCTTCATGGATTCTCCCGGCAGTCCGGCTTGGCAGAAACCCATTTTGCTCAAGCCTGGCTCCTACCAATACAAGTACCTGATTGATGGGCACTGGATTACTGATCCAGCAAACCGGAAAACGGTTGACGATTTTTTCGGAGGCGCCAATTCCGTCATAGACGTCTCGTGAGGCTAAACTCGCCAACAGCCCGAAAACGGATGGCACAGTCAACGGTTTCAGGTGCAAGTTCCGCCTGCGGCGGGATTGAGGAATGAGTCGGACTTGAAGTACGCTGCAATGACTGAAAATGAATCCCGCTGCAGCGGAACGTAGATGGCCATCTTGCGAAGCCATCAGGGATGGATTTGTCCCGAATGGAAGAGAAGAGAAAACTGGGCAGAGGGTTAGAAGAAGTATCTCATTTGTTCCTGTCCGGCCACCCTCAGCCGCATGATGCAAAAGCATGCACAAAAAAAGAGGTTCAGGTCGACACCGGACAAAGCAGCGTTTTGCCTTCTGACACAGCAGAAAAAGAAGGACTCAATGAAGCCTTCTCCACTGTGCGGGTAAAGCGCAAGCCGCCGTTGGTTTTTGTCTCTTCAGAGAGCCTTCTTGCCAAAAAGCCTCTTCTTGTGAATGCTTTTTTCATAGTTCCCACGATTGTACGTTCAGAGGAACTATTGAACTCATATTTGTTGATCAAGCAGATTTCCCAAGGCATGTCTTGCAAAGAGGTAGGGCTCTTGATATTGGAGGAAGATCTTCCTGAGAAGGCTGAGGCAGCTTTTAGAGTGATCACGGAGATGGCGCACAAGTTTCTCTCGTGCAAGATACGCCTGGTGGGGACCACTCCCAAAGGGGAAGGGTTGTTCCCCTCGATCCTTGGCAGGGCTCCTTTACTGCCTGAGGCGGAATCGCCCGTTTCTCAGACAATGGGCAAGCTGGCGGACAGACTGATCCAGGAGAACACTCATCTGAAAGGAATCAACAATGGCAAAGACAGTCTATGACGCTGTTTCCACAGCGATTACAAGAGACGAATTGGTGGATGCGGCAAAGAGATTCTTGATGCATTCCGGCTCGAATAAAGACCTCGTTCTCCTAGACAACATTGAATCTCCCCAGTTCGGCTCATCAGATCTTGCATTTGTAAATGGCGAGAAAACGCTCTTGATGGTCGCCCGGATAAATGACGCAAGGGATACTGAGAAGTTCATTGTTTCGTCAATGTCCTACTATTGGTGGCTTGAGCAATTCCTCACAATCAGCGAGGTTTTTCACAACGGAAAGACCGGATTGGATATGCATCTTTTCTCTAATGATTTTTCTGCTGCAATCGAGTGCGTGATGGATAAGCTGGGCGGAAAATTCAATGTTCACCTTGTCAAATACAACATTCTGCAGGTTGAAGGCCTTGATGAGCCCGCAGCATACTTTCAACGTATGACACCTGGGGACCTTGCCCAAGATGCGCCGCCGGAAAAGCATGGAAGTCAAGAAGAAGCGCCGCCAACAGAGGAAACAGAGACATCAGACGCCCTTGAAATCTCGGCCCCGGAGTTAGAGGAATTCTACCGCCTGAAGGAGCATTACCTTGAGTGAGAAGACACGTTAGCCCCCTATTTGTCCCCCTCATATTCCTGGGTAAACCTTTGAAAAAATGTATCCATGAATCTGTGTCTCTCTTCGGCCATGCGTCGACCTTCTGCTGTTAGCATACGGTCTTTGATCCTGGAAAGTTTCAGCCTGTATTCCCGATATCCAGTGTCTTCCTCTGTGTACGGTTCCGTATCCTCCGGTTCCACATGAGGATTATGGAGCTTGGCCCCCACCTCTCCGGCGAAGAGAAAAGCCCTGGCAATCCCAACAGCGCCAATGGCATCCAGTTTATCGGCATCAAAGAGCACCCGGGCCTCCAGGGTTTCAGGATGGTGGTTTCCGCGGAACCTGTGCGTTCGGATACAGTGGATGATGTTGGCCTTTTGCTCCTCGGCAATTGAGTATTTTGCCAAGACCTCACGGGCCATCTCGGCCCCTTTTTCCGCGTGGCAAACCCCTCCTTTTGATTCATCCTCACAGGAGCGCCCAACATCATGAAGGTAAGCCGCAATCTCCAATACCTCCAAATCCGCCCTCTCAACCCGGCCTATATGCATACACAGGTTATAGACTCGCTGGCTGTGTTCCCAGTCATGGCTGCCTCGGGCATGAGAAAAACACCTTGCAGCAAAGGCCTTGATCTGCTCAATAGTAGACATCACTGACATTCTTTTTTGGTTCCGGTTTATCTGGGTTAGGAGGTTACCATATGGATCTAAAGGTATTGTTCACAACGTTTGGAATGATCTTTCTCGCCGAGCTTGGAGATAAGACGCAGCTCGCCACTTTGTCTTTTGCCGCCGAAAGCGAGTCTCGGCTTGCCGTGTTCCTCGGCTCTGCAGGGGCTCTTGTGGTAACCTCCTTGCTGGCTGTCGTGGTTGGCGCCGGGCTGGGCAGGCTTGTTCCGGCAAACTACGTGAAGACAGGGGCAGGGGCACTCTTTGTCTTACTGGGCATATGGATGATAGTCTCTTCAGGAAGTAGATAGAAAAAGGGGCACTTGCCATACTGGTTCCCCCAAAAGTTCGCATTAGACGGCAAAGCAAAAAGTTCCAAATTCAAGGCGCGCAAATCCTGAGGAATGAGGCGTACATATGGTACGCCGCAGTGACGAAGGATGCAGCGCAACGCAGAAGTTGGACTTTTTGCGAAGCCGTCAGCCATGCTTTCGGGCAAATTCCTCCATGAAATCCACCAGGGCCCTGACCGCCTCAGGAGAGGTTGAATTATAGATCGAGGCCCGACACCCTCCCACGGAACGGTGCCCTTTCAGTCCGCCCATGCCATTGTCCAGGGCTTGCTGGACAAAGTCTCTTTCCAGTTCCTCACTTGGGAGGCGAAAGGTCACGTTCATGAGCGAGCGGCTATCCTTTTCGGCGGCGCCCGAATAAAACCCTGTTTTGTCAATGGCATGATAAAGGAGATCTGCCTTTTGCCGGTTCAAGACCGCCATCTTTTCAAGCCCCCCAACTGTCTCTTCCAGCCATTTTAGCACCAGTTGAATCGTGTAAATGGCAAAACAGGGGGGGGTGTTGAACATAGAATTTTTCTCCACAAAAGTCGTATACTTGAGCATGGTGGGAAGATCCTGGGGCACACGTTCCAGCATGTCCTGGCGAATAATGACCAGGGTGGCTCCTGCCGGGCCGAGGTTCTTTTGAGCTCCGGCATAAATCAAGCCAAAAGGAGAAGGGTCTAGGGGTCTGCTCATGATGTCCGAAGACATGTCACTGATCAGGGGGATTCCTGTGGTGTCGGGAAAAGATGCCCATTGGGTACCCTTGATTGTATTGTTGGAAGTAATGTGCGCGTAGGCGGCATGCGGACTAAAGGATATATCTTTGGGGATACACAAAAAATTCTGCTCCTCCGAGGTGGCAACCACATTGACCTCCTTTGCCTGAATCCTTGCCTCTTTGATCGCCTTGGTGGCCCAGGTGCCGGTGTTCACATAATCAGCAGACTGGCCATCGGGTAACAGGTTCATGGGAACCATGCAAAACTGCATGCTTGCCCCCCCTTGCAGAAATACCACATGAAAGCGCTCATCCAGATCAAGGAGCCGCCTCACACGGACCACAGCATTCTCAATAACGTCATCAAACCATTTCGATCGATGGCTCACTTCGGTGATGGACATGCCGGAGCCTTTGAAATCCAGAAACTCTGCCTGAATTTCCTCTAAAACCGGCAACGGAAGAGCCGCCGGCCCCGCGTTGAAGTTATGGATTCTCCCTTTCATTTCAACCTCCTGATTGCATCGAAGCTATAAAGAAAAGGTCGCAGGTGTCAAGAGGAAAACCCTCAAACAAGGATTCAGCCTCTTGACAAGTTATTCACTTTAGAAGTAAGAAATATGCCTGATGTGGTCAAATTATGACGGTTTCGCGAGAAGTCTCAACCACGCCGATGGCGCGGTCATTTTCATCAATGATGATGAGGAATCGTTGAAGGAGAGAGAAAATTGAAAGTCCTGGTAAGTGATAAGCTTGCAGATGTCGGCATCAAGATGTTCGAAGAAGCAGAGGGCATTGAGGTTGACGTGAACGTTGGCCTGGCGCCAGAGGAGCTAAAGGCAATCATAGGTGACTACGAAGCATTGGTCATCAGAAGCGCCACTAAAGTGACCGGGGAGATCATTAAGGCAGCTTCCCGGCTGAAAGTGATAGGGCGGGCAGGTATCGGGCTCGATAATGTGGACATACCGGCAGCCACGAAACAAGGCATCGCTGTCATGAACACCCCAGAGGGAAATGTCGTGACCACTGCCGAGCATGCCATTGCCATGATGCTTGCCCTTTCGCGCAACATCCCCCAGGGGACAGCGTCCTTGAAAGCTGCCAGGTGGGAAAAGAAACATCTGCAAGGCAAAGAAATCTTTAACAAAACCCTGGGAGTCCTTGGCTACGGCCGGATCGGGAGTATTGTAGCTGACCGCGCCAGGGGACTTAAGATGCAGGTGATAGTGCACGATCCCTACGTAAACAAAGCACTGGTAGAGCAAGCCGGGTTTGAGGTGGTCTCCCTGGAAGACCTTTACAGACGTTCGGACTACATCACCGTTCATGTGCCCAAGCTGAAAGACACAATCAACCTGGTCAACAAGCAAGCCTTCGAACGGATGAAGCCCGGCGTGATGATAATCCACTGCGCCCGTGGCGGTATTGTGAACGAAAAGGACCTGACCGAGGCCCTTCGAACGGGCAAGGTGGGAGGCGCCGCCCTGGATGTCTTTGAGACTGAGCCTCCGGGCCCCTCACCTTTGTTTGAATTCGACAACGTCATTTGCACTCCTCACCTGGGGGCGTCCACGGCTGAGGCCCAGACCAACGTGGCGGTGGCAGTGGCTGAACAGATCATCTGTTACCTTCAAACAGGAACAATAATGAATGCCGTAAATGTCCCCTCTGTCACCGGTGACTTGTTGGCCAAGCTCAGGCCTTACTTGAGCTTGGCCGAACGTATGGGTAACCTCCAGGCCCAGCTTGCCGAAGGGGCCATACAGGAGGTCACCATCATGTATTCGGGAGATTTTGTGGGCTTCGACATGGCCCCTGTCACAACGGCTGCTTTGAAAGGGTTGCTCTCTCCGTTTCTCAAAGATGAGGTCAATTTCATCAATGCCCCTGTAATCGCTAAAGAACGGGGCATTAGAATCGTTGAGTCTCGGAGTGTCGAGACTGAAGACTACACGAATCTTGTCACCATGAACGCTGTGGCCGCCGAAGGATCCAACACGGTCTCCGGAACCATATTTGGCAAGCACGAACCGAGGATTGTCAGGATCAACAACTTCAGGCTGGAAGTCATTCCCGAAGGCCACCTTCTTCTCATCCATAACGTAGACAAGCCCGGCGCCATCGGGAGCATCGGAACGGTACTCGGCAAACACAACGTAAATATTGCTCGGATGTACGTGGGTCAGGAGAAAGATGGCGGCCGAAATGTGATCTTCCTGGATACAGATACTCCCGTAGCGCCAGAGACCCTTGAGGAGCTGCAAGCCCTTCCCTTGATTAAGTCGGTCACGCCACTGGAATTGTAGTCCACCGCTCAGGATTCCAACAACGCACTTCCTGCTTGATCTTATCAATCGGGAGAGCAGAAACCAAAGGATTTGGAAAGGAAACACAATCTTGACAACGTGGTTTAGAGTACGTATTAATATAAGATATATCATCTCGTGAAACCATTGTCTCGTCAGGCTATAGACAGTAGTGAAAGCAAGGAGGGGAGCATGGCGGAAGAAGAAAAGGGATTTGTCATAAAGGACAAGCGAGCTTTTTCCTCAGAATCCGGAGAACCCACACCTGATGCAGCGCCAGAAACCAAAGAGGACAAGGCAGAACAAGCTCCAGAAGAGGGCGCTCCCAAGGCTGAGGGAAAAACAGCAGCGGATGAGGAGATCCGGCTTCCTGAAGTCAATTTTTCTACGTTTGTTTTTTCACTCAGCTCATCAGCCATTCTCCATTTTGGGGAAATACCGGATCCTGCAACGGGTTCGAAACGCAAAAGCCTCCCCATGGCCAAACATACGATTGATATCCTCGGGATGTTGGAAGAAAAGACCAGGGGAAACCTGACCGATGATGAAGAAACCCTTCTGACAAACATTCTTTATGATCTAAGAATGCGATATGTGAAAGAAGCCTCATGAATTGAAACCGTAATAGTTCACCTGCTTTGTCATTTCGAACGAATGTGAGAAAGCTTAGCCAATATAGCGCACGGTCAGGACATTACAAGATTTCTCCCTGGCCCAGACCAGGTTCTTAAATAGCGCCGGTTATTATTCTCATGTCGCGCCCCTGGCCCAGACCGGGTTTTTCTCTCCTGGGCACTGTCCAACTTCTGTCGCGCCAGGGCGGGCAGGGCGGACGCTTCACTCGAAATGGCAGCTTATTGAGATTTTTTACGAAACCATCAACCGTGGAAGGAAAAATGTAAATGAGACCGATAGACCCAACTAGCACGAATACACGACGCCTGGCCTTGCTGTCTGTTGCGCTGGTTTCTGCACTGGCAGGCATGCTCCTTGCCGCAGGCCTTGACATTACCGAGAATACCACGGCTTCGAGTCCATCTCCGACGGCAATCGTGCCGGGCAGTTTTACGGAAATAGCACAGGCGGTTAGTCCGGCCGTGGTCAATATTAGCACCGAAAAGGTAATAAAAAGGACTGGGCCGGCCTTCAGACATTTTCAAAGCCCCTTTAGCAAGGATGACCCCTTTCATGATTTTTTTGAGAGGTTTTTCGGAGACGGAAGACAAAAGGAGTTCAAACAGCGCAGTCTTGGTTCTGGCTTCATCATTGACGAGGAAGGGCATATCGTAACCAACAATCACGTGGTAGAAAATGCCGACAAGATCAAAATAAAGCTCAAAAACGGCAAAGAGTATAATGCTGAAATCGTTGGGCGAGACCAAAAAACCGATATTGCCTTGCTTAAGGCCAAGGGGCTGAAAGGTTTTCAAATCGCCAAGTTGTGCGATTCGGACGACGTGAAGGTAGGTGAATGGGTCGTGGCCATTGGAAGCCCCTTTGGGTTGGAACACACTGTCACCGCAGGTATTGTCAGCGCCAAGGGCCGGGTTATCGGCTCCGGTCCTTACGATGATTTTATCCAGACCGATGCCTCCATCAATCCCGGAAACAGCGGCGGACCCCTGGTTAACATGAAGGGCGAGGTAGTTGGCATCAACACGGCCATTGTCTCCAGGGGCGGTGGCAATGTCGGAATTGGGTTTGCAATCCCCGTAAATCTGGCCCGCGGCATTATCGGACAGCTTGAGGCCTCCGGCGTGGTAACGCGTGGCTGGCTCGGTGTGAGCATTCAGGATCTGACTCCGGAACTCGCCGATTATTACGGTGTGAAGGACGGCAAGGGGGCGCTGATCGGAGAAGTCTTCGAGGGCGACCCTGCGGACAAGGCGGGCATCCGTGCAAAAGACGTGATCATTGCAGCGGATGGGAAGAAGATTGAAAGCAGCAGGGATTTGTCCCGAGCTATCGCAGAGACCTCTGTTGGCAAGCGAGTCACGCTCAGGGTGCTTAGAGAAGGAAAAGAGCGCACTTTCAGTGTCAAGATCGTGAAACGCACTGATGAGAAAGAGGCGCTGACCACAAAGGGGGCCACAGAAGAGACCGAGCTGGGCATGACAGTATCTCCGCTCACCCCGGAGCTGGCGAGACAGTTCCGGATCCCTGATGCTGAAGGTGTTGTGGTAATAGGCGTTGAAGAGGGTGGTCCGGCGGACGAGGCCGAAGTCCGTGAAGGAGATCTTATCCTGGAGATAGGTCATGAGCCAATTAAAACCCTTGAGGATTATCAGAGACACATAGGAAAGGTGAAAAAAGGCGAGACCGTTCCCCTCCTGGTAAGGAGAAAGGCCGGCTTTGTTGCACTGAACATTACAAAATAGGTTAGTCGGTTGAACCTGTTGGGCCCGTTGATCTGGTTCCTAAACACATGACCGGCACACCGGCCAACGGGCTAAACCGGGAACATGACTACACTCGCTATATCATCGCCTGCTAAGATAAATCTTTTTCTTAGAGTAGTCGGAAAACGGGAAAATGGCTTTCATGACATCGTGACCCTCATGTGCCGTGTTGATCTGTTTGACACGGTAACCCTTTCTTTTGACAAACCATCCATAAGCGTCCATTGCGTCCATCCCGGGGTCCCGGAAGGGGAAACCAACACAGCTTTCAAGGCGGCTGCCTTGTTTTTTGAAGCCGTATCAAGAGATGATGGTGCGGGCATCTCCATAGAGAAGGTGATCCCGGTAGCTGCAGGTCTGGGTGGTGGGAGCAGCAATGCGGCTGCCGTGCTAATGGGATTGAACGAGCATTACGGGTTTCCTCTAAATGACAAGGAGCTTATGGACATGGGACTAAAGGTGGGCGCAGATGTCCCCTTTTTTCTCTTCAGACATACGGCTGTGGCTAGAGGAGTTGGGGAGCATTTGGAGCCCTTTGACAGGATGCCGCCATTTTGGGCCGTCTTGGTGTGCCCAAAATTCCAGATATCTACAGCATGGGCCTACGAACACCTAAATTTACGATTGACAAATTGTGAAGAAAATTATATGGTTTCTGAGTTTTTGGAGGACCTTTCCAAGCTCAAGGGCCTTTTGTGTAATGATTTAGAGCAAGTAACCGTTGAGAAGTTGCCTGAGATAAACACCATCAAAAAGGCCCTTCTTGATCTCGGCGCGAGGGGAGCGCTCATGTCCGGAAGCGGCCCTACAGTTTTCGGGCTTTTTCATACCCTGCAAGAGGCCTCTGAGACGTTTCGAAGAGTACAGCATCTGCGGCGTTGGAATACTTTTCTGGTGAAGTCGTTGCTCCCTTGATGACTATGTTGGGGTGTCGTCAAGTGGTAAGACACAGGATTTTGGTTCCTGCATTCGGAGGTTCGAATCCTCCCACCCCAGCCATAAAATCGCTTCGCGATTTTGTACCATCATAATTTGGACGTGGTGCCAAGTGTGGGCTGTCATTAATGCATAGTCTTATTCTGTTTGCGGGAAACTCTAATCGTGACCTGGCCAAGCATATTTGCCATCACATAGGGATCAGGTTGGGCGAGGCCGAGGTAAAAACGTTCAGCGATGGTGAGATCCAGGTAGAAATCAGTGAGAATGTGCGAGGCAAGGACGTTTTTGTCTTGCAGTCCACTTGCGCCCCTGTGAATGACCATCTGGTGGAACTCCTGTTGATGCTGGATGCCTTCAAGCGCGCATCAGCGCAGAGAATCACAGCAGTCATGCCCTACTATGGCTATGCCCGGCAGGACAAGAAGGTTGCGTCTCGCGTGCCCATTAGCGCAAAACTGGTGGCCGACATACTCACGGTAGCGGGCGCTGACCGCGTCATCACCCTGGATCTTCACGCCGGGCAGATCCAGGGGTTTTTCAATATTCCAGTGGACAACCTCTTTGCAGCGCCGGTCCTCCTAGAGCATATTAGACAGGAGCTAAAAAACGATACGGTCATCGTCTCTCCCGACGCAGGAGGTGTCGAACGTGCCCGGGCCTTTGCCAAGCGTCTCCACACCCAACTGGCCATTATCGACAAACGACGGGTGGCGCCCAACCAGGCCGAGGCCATGCATGTGGTCGGTGATGTCCAGGGAAAAGTGGCCGTTATACTTGATGATATGGTGGATACCGCAGGGACTATCATCGAAGCGACTTCGGCCCTAAGGGAGCACGGCGCTTTGGAGGTTCATGCTTGTTGCGCCCACGCAGTACTGTCAGGTCCTGCTGTAGACCGCATTGCCAAGTCAGACATAAAGACGCTCGTGGTGACCAATACCAACCCCTTAAATGGAAAGGCCAAGGCGTGTGACAAGATCCGTGTGCTATCCGTATCCAAGCTTTTGGCAGAGGCAATTCACCGCTCTCATACGGGCAGTTCTGTGAGTTCCCTCTTCGTATAGAATCGCTTCGCGATTTTATGACTATTGTGGGACTTTTCTTAATACAAGCGGCGAATTCAGCCGTCGTAGCCGCCGACTTCGCCATAGTAGCCTTGGCTACGACGGCTGAAAAGGCTACTATGGCGAAGTCGGCGCCGCGTTATATGAAATCGCGAAGCGATTTCATGGAGGAAGGCATAATTGGAAACATTTCAGCTTGAAGCAAGTCAACGTAAAAGCACTGGAAAGGGCCAGGCGCGGGCGCTCAGGCGGCAAGGCCTGATTCCGGCCGTCCTGTACGGCCCTAAGACTGAATCGATACTCCTGACCATATCAGACTTTGATCTTGGCAAGATCCATAAGGAAAGCGGGGGCGAACACGCTATCCTGGATTTAGTTATCAAGAACGGGGGCACGCAGAATAGAACGGCCATGATAAAAGATATGCAGACTGCTCCTGTAACCAGGCAGTGTCTTCATGTCGACTTCTATGAAATATCCCTGGATGAGGAAATTACACTAGAGGTCCTGGTTGAGCTAACCGGAAAATCCATAGGCGTCGAGCGCGGAGGTTTTCTACAACTGGTTAGCCACCGATTGGAGGTCTCCTGCCTGCCTGCGGATATCCCGGACAAGATTAGCATTGATGTGTCCGATCTCGACATTGGGGATTCCGTGCACGTAGAGGATATTAGTTTAGGAGAGAAGCTAACGCTCCAGTTTGATACCAATTTTACCGTGGTCACGGTTGTAGCGCCTGTTGTGGAGGAAGAAGAAGTCCCAGCAGAAGAACTCGAAGAAGCTGAAGAGGCCCCAGGCGAGGAAGCCAAAATTGCCGAAGAAGGGGCTGACAAGTAGAGGCTAAATGCCGGAGGATCGGGTTCGCTTAATTGTGGGGCTGGGCAACCCGGGCGAACAGTATCGGTTCACCCGCCACAACATGGGATTCAGGGTGGCGGATCAACTGGCACAGGCCCATGAGATTTTACTCGATAAGCGTAAGTTTAAGGTTATTTTCGGGCGGGGCAAGGTGGAAGGGCAAGCGGTCATACTGGCCAAGCCCATGTCCTTTATGAATCGGAGCGGGCCGGCAGTCAGGGATTTGGCTCACTTCTACAAAGTAGGGACGCAAGATATCTTAGTCATCCACGATGACACAGATCTTGTATTTGGCAAACTAA
The genomic region above belongs to Deltaproteobacteria bacterium and contains:
- a CDS encoding DegQ family serine endoprotease; the encoded protein is MRPIDPTSTNTRRLALLSVALVSALAGMLLAAGLDITENTTASSPSPTAIVPGSFTEIAQAVSPAVVNISTEKVIKRTGPAFRHFQSPFSKDDPFHDFFERFFGDGRQKEFKQRSLGSGFIIDEEGHIVTNNHVVENADKIKIKLKNGKEYNAEIVGRDQKTDIALLKAKGLKGFQIAKLCDSDDVKVGEWVVAIGSPFGLEHTVTAGIVSAKGRVIGSGPYDDFIQTDASINPGNSGGPLVNMKGEVVGINTAIVSRGGGNVGIGFAIPVNLARGIIGQLEASGVVTRGWLGVSIQDLTPELADYYGVKDGKGALIGEVFEGDPADKAGIRAKDVIIAADGKKIESSRDLSRAIAETSVGKRVTLRVLREGKERTFSVKIVKRTDEKEALTTKGATEETELGMTVSPLTPELARQFRIPDAEGVVVIGVEEGGPADEAEVREGDLILEIGHEPIKTLEDYQRHIGKVKKGETVPLLVRRKAGFVALNITK
- the ispE gene encoding 4-(cytidine 5'-diphospho)-2-C-methyl-D-erythritol kinase, whose protein sequence is MTTLAISSPAKINLFLRVVGKRENGFHDIVTLMCRVDLFDTVTLSFDKPSISVHCVHPGVPEGETNTAFKAAALFFEAVSRDDGAGISIEKVIPVAAGLGGGSSNAAAVLMGLNEHYGFPLNDKELMDMGLKVGADVPFFLFRHTAVARGVGEHLEPFDRMPPFWAVLVCPKFQISTAWAYEHLNLRLTNCEENYMVSEFLEDLSKLKGLLCNDLEQVTVEKLPEINTIKKALLDLGARGALMSGSGPTVFGLFHTLQEASETFRRVQHLRRWNTFLVKSLLP
- a CDS encoding ribose-phosphate pyrophosphokinase, whose product is MHSLILFAGNSNRDLAKHICHHIGIRLGEAEVKTFSDGEIQVEISENVRGKDVFVLQSTCAPVNDHLVELLLMLDAFKRASAQRITAVMPYYGYARQDKKVASRVPISAKLVADILTVAGADRVITLDLHAGQIQGFFNIPVDNLFAAPVLLEHIRQELKNDTVIVSPDAGGVERARAFAKRLHTQLAIIDKRRVAPNQAEAMHVVGDVQGKVAVILDDMVDTAGTIIEATSALREHGALEVHACCAHAVLSGPAVDRIAKSDIKTLVVTNTNPLNGKAKACDKIRVLSVSKLLAEAIHRSHTGSSVSSLFV
- a CDS encoding 50S ribosomal protein L25/general stress protein Ctc — encoded protein: METFQLEASQRKSTGKGQARALRRQGLIPAVLYGPKTESILLTISDFDLGKIHKESGGEHAILDLVIKNGGTQNRTAMIKDMQTAPVTRQCLHVDFYEISLDEEITLEVLVELTGKSIGVERGGFLQLVSHRLEVSCLPADIPDKISIDVSDLDIGDSVHVEDISLGEKLTLQFDTNFTVVTVVAPVVEEEEVPAEELEEAEEAPGEEAKIAEEGADK
- a CDS encoding aminoacyl-tRNA hydrolase; the encoded protein is MPEDRVRLIVGLGNPGEQYRFTRHNMGFRVADQLAQAHEILLDKRKFKVIFGRGKVEGQAVILAKPMSFMNRSGPAVRDLAHFYKVGTQDILVIHDDTDLVFGKLKIKQKGGDGGHNGVKSLIEALGSGAFARLRIGIGRPESRQGVKEYVLGRFDAQQEPFLEEVISAAQGAVETILFQGVREAMNRFHGKTITESNVGRRL